Part of the Streptomyces sp. NBC_00457 genome, CCCGAGCCGCGACGCGCAGGCCGGTTGATTGACCGCGAGACAGCGTGGACTAAAGTGACGCGAAGCGGGAGGCGAGGCTCTCCCTGCTGGACTGAATTCCCCGGAGACCCCGGTGATGTTCCGGAGATCTCCTCGCGTGCGCGGCGCGTACGTACGGCTCGGCCTCCTCCCGCTCCCGGTCGGCTGACGCTTCCGGCGCCGGCAGGCCTTCCCCTTCTCGAGCGGGCGGGGACCCGGCGGTGCGTACGGGCCCGCCGGATCTGAGAGGGCCCCTTGAGCCAGAGTCGACACGTCCCGGTGATGCTCCAGCGGTGCCTGGACCTGTTGGCCCCCGCCCTCCAGGCCCCCGGAGCGGTGGTCGTCGACTGCACGCTCGGCCTCGGCGGCCACAGCGAAGCCCTGCTCAGGCAGTTCCCCGAGGCGCGGCTCGTCGCCCTCGACCGGGACAAGGAGGCCCTGCGCCTGTCCGGCGAGCGGCTCGCCCCCTTCGGCGAGCGGGCCACCCTGGTGCACGCCGTGTACGACGAGCTGCCGGACGTACTGGAACGGCTCGGCATCGCGCGCGTGCAGGGCGTCCTCTTCGACCTCGGCGTCTCCTCCATGCAGCTCGACGAGGCCGACCGCGGCTTCGCCTACGCCCAGGACGCGCCGCTGGACATGCGCATGGACCAGACGACCGGCATCAGCGCCGCCGAGGTCCTCAACACCTACCCGGCGGGTGACCTCGTCCGGATCCTGCGGATGTACGGCGAGGAGAAGCAGGCCAAGCGGATCGTCTCCGCGATCGTGCGGGAGCGCGAGAAGGAGCCGTTCAGCAACAGCGCCCGGCTCGTGGAGCTGATCCGGGACGCGCTGCCGCAGGCCGCCAAGCGCACCGGCGGCAACCCGGCCA contains:
- the rsmH gene encoding 16S rRNA (cytosine(1402)-N(4))-methyltransferase RsmH; amino-acid sequence: MSQSRHVPVMLQRCLDLLAPALQAPGAVVVDCTLGLGGHSEALLRQFPEARLVALDRDKEALRLSGERLAPFGERATLVHAVYDELPDVLERLGIARVQGVLFDLGVSSMQLDEADRGFAYAQDAPLDMRMDQTTGISAAEVLNTYPAGDLVRILRMYGEEKQAKRIVSAIVREREKEPFSNSARLVELIRDALPQAAKRTGGNPAKRTFQALRIEVNGELSVLERAIPAAVKVLDVGGRIAVLSYHSLEDRLVKQVFAAGAATTAPPGLPVVPERYQPRLKLLTRGAELPTEDEIAENRRAAPARLRGAQRVREDVE